TTTTCCAGGAATGGCGCACGGATGCAGGGGTTTTCACGGCCGAAAGCCCCGGTTACATTGACAAATTGCTGAAAATCGAATACACTGGCCGTTGTTTGCCCCGGGGATTTTTCTCGGGAGCACGTAACGTTTGTAGCGACATTATCCAGGAGTAACATCATGCACAAGGTACTGTCCTTCGCTGTCATCGCGGTGCTGGCTGTCATGCCGGCGTTCGCACAGAAAAAAGGCTATCTCTCCACGAACGATGTCGAGCAGAAACTCGCACAGGGCTGGCGCACGTACATCTTCAGCGATTATAAATCCGCCATGCGCAATTTTGATGCGGTGGTAAAAGGCACTCCAATGGGTAATGATGCGTCCGCCGACCCATACATGCGCTCGGCGCACTGCAAGGCGCTTTACGGCCTCGGGCTCGTGTGGAATTTTTCCGACAACCCGGACAAGAAAAAGGCGGCGGATCTCTATCAGCAGGCAGTGGACCAGGGCGGCACGATGGACGAAGCGGCGTGGGCGCTCCTTGCGCTTGCACGGCTTAAGCATGTCGTCGGCGTGAACGAAGAGCCGGATTTCCCCGCTATCCGCGCCGCGTATCAGAAGGTCATCGATAAATTCCCCGTTCATCCTGCGACCGAAGAAGCGATAATATATCAGCAGGAAACGTATCTTGTGTCATGGAAAAAAGATGACGCCCTGATCGCCGAAAAAGCGCTTGTCAACTATGTGAAGAATTATCCCAACCCGAACCTCCTTCGACTTGCATATACCTGCCTCGGCTACGCGTACAAAATGCTCGACAATCCGCAGAAGCGTATGGATGTCAGCATGGCGAACCTCAAGCTTATCGAGGAAGACAAGGTCAATCCGAGCATCAAGGACCTTACCGCGGCTATCTGGTATATCGCGGATATCGCTGAATGGGGCCTTGGCGATTTTGGCACCGCACGCAAATATTACAATCGTCTCATCAAAGATTATCCGCTTGACATGCGTGTGTTCGCCGCAAAGATCGCACTGAAGCGCATGAGTGAAATGGATGGGAAGCGATAGTACCGCATACGGCGGTCCGTATGTATAATTTAGGGAAGTATTGATGTTCAAAAAGATTTTTTCGGCCCTGAAAGGATATTTCGGCATTGTGGTCATAGGGATCGCATTCGTTGTATCTGCTATCGCCGTGTTCCTGAATTCGCGTGTCGATGAAGACGTGCATTATATCGTAAAGACCGGCGAAACGCTCAAGAGCATCGCCGAATCGTACAACACGACGATCGATCTCATCTGCAACGAGAACTATCCCGACATTTCGGAAAAATTCCCGCTTGTGCCGGGCACGAAGATTAAGATCCCGAAAAGTGCGCGTTCGCGCATTATAACCGTGCGGATCGCGCATTGGCAGCTTGAACCGGGCGTGCGTGACGGGCTTGCGTACATGGCGAAGGAATACCAGAAGATCCACCCGAACGTCCGTATCATCCAGAATGCCGTACCGGAATCGACATACGGTCAGTGGTTCATTACCCAGATGCTCGGCGGTACCGCGCCGGACCTCATCGAATGCGGTCTCGGTGTCCCGTATAACCTTCTCGTCGGGTACTATCTGCGCTATTTCACGCCGCTCACGGATTATGTCACATCGCCCAACCCTTACAATGAGCATAACGAGTTCAAGGGTGTGCCGCTCCGCGATACGACGAAGGACGGACTTAAGAACTGTTACAATGCCGACGTGCAGGAATACATGACGATAGGGCTATCACAGTTCCTAGTGCGGTTCTACTACAATAAGGATCTCCTTGAAAAGCTCACCGGCAGGACGAATGCGCCGAGGAATCTGAGCGAATTCATGAGCGCATGCGCAGAGATCAAGAAACATAAGTATCTGACGAAGCCCCAGCGACGCGATTTTGATAAGCTCAGCGCTCGTGCGAAGAAGATCGAGGCTCAGATAGCAGCGGGCGGCGGCGACCGCACGCGGCTTGAGAACGAGCTTGCGTCCGTGAACGAGGTGCTCAAGAAGATACAGGCCGAAATGGCGACGTATATCCCGATATCGAGTTCTCGATACCACCTCAATATTGTTGAAGGCAATATGTTCAATGTGGTCACCACGAGTGCGCTCGACCTCATCGATTTCAACCATGACTGCACGGTAAGTTCGGTGGAGCAGTTCATCGGGTTCAAGACGAAGATGATCGATCTCAATTACCCGGCATATCGCGCGAAATTCGAGATCGTCGATCGACATTGCAAGAACTGCATGCCGGGGTTCACCGGCCTTAACCGCGATGACGCGGTGCTCATGTTCGTGCAGCAGCGCGCTATCTTCATTGCGACGGGCACGTGGGACGCCATGACACTTGCCGCGCAGGCGAAGGATAATGGATTTGAGATCGGCGTCATGGATTTCCCGTATCCCGATCCGAGCGATCCGGAATTGTTCAAGCATTACCGGGGGCCTGCATTCGAGGACCCTGCCACCGGTTTTTCGTTCGGCACGCCGACGCCGGAAAGCGCCGGGGACAGGAAGCGCGTGGCCATCGATTTCATGCTGTTCATGTCGCAGAAAGAGAACAATATCAAGCTCAATGAGATGATCGGATGGATACCCTCGGTCAAGGGCGCCGACGGCACCGGCGTATTGAAGTACTTCCAGCCGCATGTTGACGGCGTCATGCCGGGAATAAATCTGAGCATCGGCGGCGAATCGATCATCAAGTGGTCGCAGGTCTACGCGATGTTCCAGGTCGGGCAGATGTCCTTCGAGCAGATGCGCGATGATTTTACGCCGTACTATTTGTCGCGCGGATATGCCGATTATATACAGGTCAACAAGAATTGGCGGCGGAACATCATTCAGGACGAGAAGATCTGCAATATCCTTCGGGCGAAGGCCATGCTCGCGACGAACGAGAAACGGCGCAACGAGTTCTGGATAAAATACCGCTATGTGAAACTGCGCCCGATAAACAGCGAGATAGGCACGAGTTACGACCGCTCGCTTTTGAAGGGTGCGGAGGACGGGACGATCAAGGTCACCGCTGCGTACGAATACACCCCCGAAGCGCTGGCACGGATAAAACGACGCCGGTAATATCCGGCATACCATGGAACAAGGGAGAACGCTATGATCTCGATGAAGAAAGTTACGATGAAGACGATAGGGCATCATTGGGATATATATCTCTTCGTGATACCGACGCTCCTCATCGTAGGGATATTCTCGTACTATCCGGCGTTCAGCGGCGTATTCCACAGCTTTTTCAAGTGGAACGGGGCGGATATCGCCGACCCGGTCGGGTTCGATAACTATCTCGACCTCATAAAGAACAAGACGTTCTGGGAATCGTTCAAGCTCGTGTTCATACTCGGTGCGTTCAACCTGTTCAAGATGATGCCGGCGATCATGGTCGCCATTCTCATTCACCGATGCAAGAGCGAAAAGCTCCAGTTCCTCTATCGTGTGCTCTTCGTCATACCCATGATCGTCCCCGGGCTCGTCGTCGTGCTTGTGTGGCGTTCGTTCTTCTTCGAAACGAGCCAGGGGTATCTCAATCAGTTCATCAATACGTTCGGGATAAAACAGCTCCTCTTGTTCACCGATAAGCTCATGGGGTGGGATATTTTCAGGCCCGACCAGAACCCCGCATGGCTCGGTAATCCGAAGCTCATCATCACCGCCATGGTGCTCTGGGGTTTCCCGTGGGTGGGTTCGTTCGGCGTGCTCACGCACCTTGCGAAACTGCAGAGCATGGACAACAGCGTCTATGAAGCCGCCGAGATAGACGGCGTGAACTGGTGGACGAAATTCACCAAGATAGAACTGCCGCATCTGTTCGGCTCCATCTATGTGCTTCTCATCTTTACCATCATCGATACGATACGCGATGCGGGGACGGTGCTCGCCCTTGTCGGCATCGACGGCGGTCCGGGCGGTGTGGCCACCGTGCCTGCGCTCTTCATGCTGAGAAAGGCGTTCGTCGAACAGGATATGGGATACGCCTGCGCCATCGGTATCGTCCTTACCCTCGTCGTCTTCGGTCTGCAGAATATATCCACGTTCACGTCGCAGTGGAAACAGAAAACGAAGACGTCCCGGTCGATATTCCGGGCTATACTGACGGCGCTCGGCCTGGCGCTCTCACTTACCGGACGCATGCCCGCCGTATCGGCGGTGCTCATCATCGCCGGGCTTCCCTTCGATTTCCTTTCGATGAAGCA
This is a stretch of genomic DNA from Spirochaetota bacterium. It encodes these proteins:
- a CDS encoding extracellular solute-binding protein is translated as MFKKIFSALKGYFGIVVIGIAFVVSAIAVFLNSRVDEDVHYIVKTGETLKSIAESYNTTIDLICNENYPDISEKFPLVPGTKIKIPKSARSRIITVRIAHWQLEPGVRDGLAYMAKEYQKIHPNVRIIQNAVPESTYGQWFITQMLGGTAPDLIECGLGVPYNLLVGYYLRYFTPLTDYVTSPNPYNEHNEFKGVPLRDTTKDGLKNCYNADVQEYMTIGLSQFLVRFYYNKDLLEKLTGRTNAPRNLSEFMSACAEIKKHKYLTKPQRRDFDKLSARAKKIEAQIAAGGGDRTRLENELASVNEVLKKIQAEMATYIPISSSRYHLNIVEGNMFNVVTTSALDLIDFNHDCTVSSVEQFIGFKTKMIDLNYPAYRAKFEIVDRHCKNCMPGFTGLNRDDAVLMFVQQRAIFIATGTWDAMTLAAQAKDNGFEIGVMDFPYPDPSDPELFKHYRGPAFEDPATGFSFGTPTPESAGDRKRVAIDFMLFMSQKENNIKLNEMIGWIPSVKGADGTGVLKYFQPHVDGVMPGINLSIGGESIIKWSQVYAMFQVGQMSFEQMRDDFTPYYLSRGYADYIQVNKNWRRNIIQDEKICNILRAKAMLATNEKRRNEFWIKYRYVKLRPINSEIGTSYDRSLLKGAEDGTIKVTAAYEYTPEALARIKRRR
- a CDS encoding tetratricopeptide repeat protein, with product MHKVLSFAVIAVLAVMPAFAQKKGYLSTNDVEQKLAQGWRTYIFSDYKSAMRNFDAVVKGTPMGNDASADPYMRSAHCKALYGLGLVWNFSDNPDKKKAADLYQQAVDQGGTMDEAAWALLALARLKHVVGVNEEPDFPAIRAAYQKVIDKFPVHPATEEAIIYQQETYLVSWKKDDALIAEKALVNYVKNYPNPNLLRLAYTCLGYAYKMLDNPQKRMDVSMANLKLIEEDKVNPSIKDLTAAIWYIADIAEWGLGDFGTARKYYNRLIKDYPLDMRVFAAKIALKRMSEMDGKR